NNNNNNNNNNNNNNNNNNNNNNNNNNNNNNNNNNNNNNNNNNNNNNNNNNNNNNNNNNNNNNNNNNNNNNNNNNNNNNNNNNNNNNNNNNNNNNNNNNNNNNNNNNNNNNNNNNNNNNNNNNNNNNNNNNNNNNNNNNNNNNNNNNNNNNNNNNNNNNNNNNNNNNNNNNNNNNNNNNNNNNNNNNNNNNNNNNNNNNNNNNNNNNNNNNNNNNNNNNNNNNNNNNNNNNNNNNNNNNNNNNNNNNNNNNNNNNNNNNNNNNNNNNNNNNNNNNNNNNNNNNNNNNNNNNNNNNNNNNNNNNNNNNNNNNNNNNNNNNNNNNNNNNNNNNNNNNNNNNNNNNNNNNNNNNNNNNNNNNNNNNNNNNNNNNNNNNNNNNNNNNNNNNNNNNNNNNNNNNNNNNNNNNNNNNNNNNNNNNNNNNNNNNNNNNNNNNNNNNNNNNNNNNNNNNNNNNNNNNNNNNNNNNNNNNNNNNNNNNNNNNNNNNNNNNNNNNNNNNNNNNNNNNNNNNNNNNNNNNNNNNNNNNNNNNNNNNNNNNNNNNNNNNNNNNNNNNNNNNNNNNNNNNNNNNNNNNNNNNNNNNNNNNNNNNNNNNNNNNNNNNNNNNNNNNNNNNNNNNNNNNNNNNNNNNNNNNNNNNNNNNNNNNNNNNNNNNNNNNNNNNNNNNNNNNNNNNNNNNNNNNNNNNNNNNNNNNNNNNNNNNNNNNNNNNNNNNNNNNNNNNNNNNNNNNNNNNNNNNNNNNNNNNNNNNNNNNNNNNNNNNNNNNNNNNNNNNNNNNNNNNNNNNNNNNNNNNNNNNNNNNNNNNNNNNNNNNNNNNNNNNNNNNNNNNNNNNNNNNNNNNNNNNNNNNNNNNNNNNNNNNNNNNNNNNNNNNNNNNNNNNNNNNNNNNNNNNNNNNNNNNNNNNNNNNNNNNNNNNNNNNNNNNNNNNNNNNNNNNNNNNNNNNNNNNNNNNNNNNNNNNNNNNNNNNNNNNNNNNNNNNNNNNNNNNNNNNNNNNNNNNNNNNNNNNNNNNNNNNNNNNNNNNNNNNNNNNNNNNNNNNNNNNNNNNNNNNNNNNNNNNNNNNNNNNNNNNNNNNNNNNNNNNNNNNNNNNNNNNNNNNNNNNNNNNNNNNNNNNNNNNNNNNNNNNNNNNNNNNNNNNNNNNNNNNNNNNNNNNNNNNNNNNNNNNNNNNNNNNNNNNNNNNNNNNNNNNNNNNNNNNNNNNNNNNNNNNNNNNNNNNNNNNNNNNNNNNNNNNNNNNNNNNNNNNNNNNNNNNNNNNNNNNNNNNNNNNNNNNNNNNNNNNNNNNNNNNNNNNNNNNNNNNNNNNNNNNNNNNNNNNNNNNNNNNNNNNNNNNNNNNNNNNNNNNNNNNNNNNNNNNNNNNNNNNNNNNNNNNNNNNNNNNNNNNNNNNNNNNNNNNNNNNNNNNNNNNNNNNNNNNNNNNNNNNNNNNNNNNNNNNNNNNNNNNNNNNNNNNNNNNNNNNNNNNNNNNNNNNNNNNNNNNNNNNNNNNNNNNNNNNNNNNNNNNNNNNNNNNNNNNNNNNNNNNNNNNNNNNNNNNNNNNNNNNNNNNNNNNNNNNNNNNNNNNNNNNNNNNNNNNNNNNNNNNNNNNNNNNNNNNNNNNNNNNNNNNNNNNNNNNNNNNNNNNNNNNNNNNNNNNNNNNNNNNNNNNNNNNNNNNNNNNNNNNNNNNNNNNNNNNNNNNNNNNNNNNNNNNNNNNNNNNNNNNNNNNNNNNNNNNNNNNNNNNNNNNNNNNNNNNNNNNNNNNNNNNNNNNNNNNNNNNNNNNNNNNNNNNNNNNNNNNNNNNNNNNNNNNNNNNNNNNNNNNNNNNNNNNNNNNNNNNNNNNNNNNNNNNNNNNNNNNNNNNNNNNNNNNNNNNNNNNNNNNNNNNNNNNNNNNNNNNNNNNNNNNNNNNNNNNNNNNNNNNNNNNNNNNNNNNNNNNNNNNNNNNNNNNNNNNNNNNNNNNNNNNNNNNNNNNNNNNNNNNNNNNNNNNNNNNNNNNNNNNNNNNNNNNNNNNNNNNNNNNNNNNNNNNNNNNNNNNNNNNNNNNNNNNNNNNNNNNNNNNNNNNNNNNNNNNNNNNNNNNNNNNNNNNNNNNNNNNNNNNNNNNNNNNNNNNNNNNNNNNNNNNNNNNNNNNNNNNNNNNNNNNNNNNNNNNNNNNNNNNNNNNNNNNNNNNNNNNNNNNNNNNNNNNNNNNNNNNNNNNNNNNNNNNNNNNNNNNNNNNNNNNNNNNNNNNNNNNNNNNNNNNNNNNNNNNNNNNNNNNNNNNNNNNNNNNNNNNNNNNNNNNNNNNNNNNNNNNNNNNNNNNNNNNNNNNNNNNNNNNNNNNNNNNNNNNNNNNNNNNNNNNNNNNNNNNNNNNNNNNNNNNNNNNNNNNNNNNNNNNNNNNNNNNNNNNNNNNNNNNNNNNNNNNNNNNNNNNNNNNNNNNNNNNNNNNNNNNNNNNNNNNNNNNNNNNNNNNNNNNNNNNNNNNNNNNNNNNNNNNNNNNNNNNNNNNNNNNNNNNNNNNNNNNNNNNNNNNNNNNNNNNNNNNNNNNNNNNNNNNNNNNNNNNNNNNNNNNNNNNNNNNNNNNNNNNNNNNNNNNNNNNNNNNNNNNNNNNNNNNNNNNNNNNNNNNNNNNNNNNNNNNNNNNNNNNNNNNNNNNNNNNNNNNNNNNNNNNNNNNNNNNNNNNNNNNNNNNNNNNNNNNNNNNNNNNNNNNNNNNNNNNNNNNNNNNNNNNNNNNNNNNNNNNNNNNNNNNNNNNNNNNNNNNNNNNNNNNNNNNNNNNNNNNNNNNNNNNNNNNNNNNNNNNNNNNNNNNNNNNNNNNNNNNNNNNNNNNNNNNNNNNNNNNNNNNNNNNNNNNNNNNNNNNNNNNNNNNNNNNNNNNNNNNNNNNNNNNNNNNNNNNNNNNNNNNNNNNNNNNNNNNNNNNNNNNNNNNNNNNNNNNNNNNNNNNNNNNNNNNNNNNNNNNNNNNNNNNNNNNNNNNNNNNNNNNNNNNNNNNNNNNNNNNNNNNNNNNNNNNNNNNNNNNNNNNNNNNNNNNNNNNNNNNNNNNNNNNNNNNNNNNNNNNNNNNNNNNNNNNNNNNNNNNNNNNNNNNNNNNNNNNNNNNNNNNNNNNNNNNNNNNNNNNNNNNNNNNNNNNNNNNNNNNNNNNNNNNNNNNNNNNNNNNNNNNNNNNNNNNNNNNNNNNNNNNNNNNNNNNNNNNNNNNNNNNNNNNNNNNNNNNNNNNNNNNNNNNNNNNNNNNNNNNNNNNNNNNNNNNNNNNNNNNNNNNNNNNNNNNNNNNNNNNNNNNNNNNNNNNNNNNNNNNNNNNNNNNNNNNNNNNNNNNNNNNNNNNNNNNNNNNNNNNNNNNNNNNNNNNNNNNNNNNNNNNNNNNNNNNNNNNNNNNNNNNNNNNNNNNNNNNNNNNNNNNNNNNNNNNNNNNNNNNNNNNNNNNNNNNNNNNNNNNNNNNNNNNNNNNNNNNNNNNNNNNNNNNNNNNNNNNNNNNNNNNNNNNNNNNNNNNNNNNNNNNNNNNNNNNNNNNNNNNNNNNNNNNNNNNNNNNNNNNNNNNNNNNNNNNNNNNNNNNNNNNNNNNNNNNNNNNNNNNNNNNNNNNNNNNNNNNNNNNNNNNNNNNNNNNNNNNNNNNNNNNNNNNNNNNNNNNNNNNNNNNNNNNNNNNNNNNNNNNNNNNNNNNNNNNNNNNNNNNNNNNNNNNNNNNNNNNNNNNNNNNNNNNNNNNNNNNNNNNNNNNNNNNNNNNNNNNNNNNNNNNNNNNNNNNNNNNNNNNNNNNNNNNNNNNNNNNNNNNNNNNNNNNNNNNNNNNNNNNNNNNNNNNNNNNNNNNNNNNNNNNNNNNNNNNNNNNNNNNNNNNNNNNNNNNNNNNNNNNNNNNNNNNNNNNNNNNNNNNNNNNNNNNNNNNNNNNNNNNNNNNNNNNNNNNNNNNNNNNNNNNNNNNNNNNNNNNNNNNNNNNNNNNNNNNNNNNNNNNNNNNNNNNNNNNNNNNNNNNNNNNNNNNNNNNNNNNNNNNNNNNNNNNNNNNNNNNNNNNNNNNNNNNNNNNNNNNNNNNNNNNNNNNNNNNNNNNNNNNNNNNNNNNNNNNNNNNNNNNNNNNNNNNNNNNNNNNNNNNNNNNNNNNNNNNNNNNNNNNNNNNNNNNNNNNNNNNNNNNNNNNNNNNNNNNNNNNNNNNNNNNNNNNNNNNNNNNNNNNNNNNNNNNNNNNNNNNNNNNNNNNNNNNNNNNNNNNNNNNNNNNNNNNNNNNNNNNNNNNNNNNNNNNNNNNNNNNNNNNNNNNNNNNNNNNNNNNNNNNNNNNNNNNNNNNNNNNNNNNNNNNNNNNNNNNNNNNNNNNNNNNNNNNNNNNNNNNNNNNNNNNNNNNNNNNNNNNNNNNNNNNNNNNNNNNNNNNNNNNNNNNNNNNNNNNNNNNNNNNNNNNNNNNNNNNNNNNNNNNNNNNNNNNNNNNNNNNNNNNNNNNNNNNNNNNNNNNNNNNNNNNNNNNNNNNNNNNNNNNNNNNNNNNNNNNNNNNNNNNNNNNNNNNNNNNNNNNNNNNNNNNNNNNNNNNNNNNNNNNNNNNNNNNNNNNNNNNNNNNNNNNNNNNNNNNNNNNNNNNNNNNNNNNNNNNNNNNNNNNNNNNNNNNNNNNNNNNNNNNNNNNNNNNNNNNNNNNNNNNNNNNNNNNNNNNNNNNNNNNNNNNNNNNNNNNNNNNNNNNNNNNNNNNNNNNNNNNNNNNNNNNNNNNNNNNNNNNNNNNNNNNNNNNNNNNNNNNNNNNNNNNNNNNNNNNNNNNNNNNNNNNNNNNNNNNNNNNNNNNNNNNNNNNNNNNNNNNNNNNNNNNNNNNNNNNNNNNNNNNNNNNNNNNNNNNNNNNNNNNNNNNNNNNNNNNNNNNNNNNNNNNNNNNNNNNNNNNNNNNNNNNNNNNNNNNNNNNNNNNNNNNNNNNNNNNNNNNNNNNNNNNNNNNNNNNNNNNNNNNNNNNNNNNNNNNNNNNNNNNNNNNNNNNNNNNNNNNNNNNNNNNNNNNNNNNNNNNNNNNNNNNNNNNNNNNNNNNNNNNNNNNNNNNNNNNNNNNNNNNNNNNNNNNNNNNNNNNNNNNNNNNNNNNNNNNNNNNNNNNNNNNNNNNNNNNNNNNNNNNNNNNNNNNNNNNNNNNNNNNNNNNNNNNNNNNNNNNNNNNNNNNNNNNNNNNNNNNNNNNNNNNNNNNNNNNNNNNNNNNNNNNNNNNNNNNNNNNNNNNNNNNNNNNNNNNNNNNNNNNNNNNNNNNNNNNNNNNNNNNNNNNNNNNNNNNNNNNNNNNNNNNNNNNNNNNNNNNNNNNNNNNNNNNNNNNNNNNNNNNNNNNNNNNNNNNNNNNNNNNNNNNNNNNNNNNNNNNNNNNNNNNNNNNNNNNNNNNNNNNNNNNNNNNNNNNNNNNNNNNNNNNNNNNNNNNNNNNNNNNNNNNNNNNNNNNNNNNNNNNNNNNNNNNNNNNNNNNNNNNNNNNNNNNNNNNNNNNNNNNNNNNNNNNNNNNNNNNNNNNNNNNNNNNNNNNNNNNNNNNNNNNNNNNNNNNNNNNNNNNNNNNNNNNNNNNNNNNNNNNNNNNNNNNNNNNNNNNNNNNNNNNNNNNNNNNNNNNNNNNNNNNNNNNNNNNNNNNNNNNNNNNNNNNNNNNNNNNNNNNNNNNNNNNNNNNNNNNNNNNNNNNNNNNNNNNNNNNNNNNNNNNNNNNNNNNNNNNNNNNNNNNNNNNNNNNNNNNNNNNNNNNNNNNNNNNNNNNNNNNNNNNNNNNNNNNNNNNNNNNNNNNNNNNNNNNGGCGGTGGTGGAGGAAGCGCCGCGCTTGCCGCCGCTCGGCGTGGTGAAGGCGCGCTACAGCTTGGCCGAAGACGCCGAAGGGGAAGGGGTGCTCATCTTCCCCGGGCccggcgggggcggcggggaggaCGGCGGGGCCACCCCGGGCCCGTCCTCGTGGTCAGTGGCCGTCCCGCCTCCCACGTCGGCCTCGGCGTCGGCGTCGTGCGCCCCGGCGCGCTGCGGAAAATGCGGGGAGGGTTTCCAGGGCGTGGAGAAGCTGGTGTTCCACATGCGCGCCCAGCACTTCGTCTTCATGTGCCCTCGCTGCGGCAAGCAGTTCAACCACAGCAGCAACCTGAACCGGCACATGAACGTGCACCGCGGCGTCAAGTCGCACGGCTGCGGCGTCTGCGGGAAGAGCTTCACGCAGAAATCCACCCTCCACGACCACATGAACCTGCACAGCGGCGAGCGGCCGTACCGCTGCTCCTACTGCGACGTGCGCTTCGCCCACAAGCCAGCCATCCGCCGCCACCTGAAGGAGCAGCACGGCAAAACCACGGCCGAGAACGTGCAGGAAGCCAGCGGCGCCGAGATCAACGTGCCGGTGCGCTGAGCCCGGCCCCGGGCGCCGGAACGTGGGGGTGACGCCGAGCCCCGGGCGCCCGCGGTCGTTTCTTGGACGCTGAGTTTCCGACGCTGAGCTCGATTCCCAGGGGTGGCCGGTGGCCGTCGCGCTCGGACGATGGGTTCGGCCGCCCCAAATCCCTGGGGCTGGTGTCGGATGTTGAGTTTGGCCACCCCAAAATGCCAAGGTTCGGCGTTGGGCGTTGGGTTTGGCCACCCAGAATGGCGAGGTTCTACTTTGGACATTGGTTTGGGTCATGAGGACGTCGGCGTTGTCTTCGTATGTTGAGTTTGGCCACCCCAAAATGCCAAGGTTTGGTGTCGGGCGTTGGGTTTGGCCACCCTGAATGGAGTGGTTCAACTTGGGACAATGGCTTCAGTCATCAGAACGTCGGCGTTGTCTTCGGACGTTGGGTTCGGCCGCCCCAAATCCCTGGGGCTGTCGTCGGATGTTGAGTTTGGCCACCCCAAAATGCCAAGGTTCGGCGTTGGGCGTTGGGTTTGGCCACCCTTGATGGTGAGATTCGATTTTGGATGATGGGTTTGGCCACCCAGAACGGCGAGGTTCAACATGGGACGATGGCTTCGGTCGTCAGAATGTCGGCGATGTCTTTGGATGTTGGGTTTGGCCACCTCAAATCCATTGGACATTGAGTTTCGCCGCCCAGAATGCTGAGGTTGGGCGTTGGGTGTTGGGTTCATCCGCCCCAAATCCCTGGGGCTGTTGTTGGATGTTGAGTTTGGCCACCCCAAAATGCCAGGGTTCAGCGTTGGGCGTTGGGTTTGGGCACCCAGAACGGCAAGGTTCAACATGGGACGATGGCTTCGGTCATGAGAATGTCGGCGATGTCTTTGGAGGTTGGGTTTGGCCACCACAAATCCATTGGACGTTGACTTTCACCACCCAGAATACCNNNNNNNNNNNNNNNNNNNNNNNNNNNNNNNNNNNNNNNNNNNNNNNNNNNNNNNNNNNNNNNNNNNNNNNNNNNNNNNNNNNNNNNNNNNNNNNNNNNNNNNNNNNNNNNNNNNNNNNNNNNNNNNNNNNNNNNNNNNNNNNNNNNNNNNNNNNNNNNNNNNNNNNNNNNNNNNNNNNNNNNNNNNNNNNNNNNNNNNNNNNNNNNNNNNNNNNNNNNNNNNNNNNNNNNNNNNNNNNNNNNNNNNNNNNNNNNNNNNNNNNNNNNNNNNNNNNNNNNNNNNNNNNNNNNNNNNNNNNNNNNNNNNNNNNNNNNNNNNNNNNNNNNNNNNNNNNNNNNNNNNNNNNNNNNNNNNNNNNNNNNNNNNNNNNNNNNNNNNNNNNNNNNNNNNNNNNNNNNNNNNNNNNNNNNNNNNNNNNNNNNNNCGTTGTCTTCGGACGTTGGGTTTGGCCACCCCAAATCTCTTGGATGTTGCGTTTGGCCACCCCAAAATGCCAACGTTGGGCGTTGGGCGTTGGGTTTGGGCACCCAGAACGGCGACGTTCAACTTGGGACAGTGGCTTCGGTCACGAGAACGTCGGCGATGTCTTCAGACGTTGGGTTTGGCCACCCCAAATCCATTGGATGTTGAGTTTCGCCACCCAGAATGCCGAGGTTGGGCGTTGGGCGTTGGGTTTGGCCACCCTTTATGGAGAAGTTCGACTTTGAATGATGGGTCTGGCCACCCAGAATGGCGAAATTCAACTTGGGACATTGGTTTGGTCATGAGGACGTCGGCGTTGTCTTCGGACGTTGGGTTCGGCCGCCCCAAATCCATTGGACGTTGAGTTTTGCCTCCCTGAATGCCGAGGCTTGGCGTTGGGCGTTGGGTTTGGCCACCCAGAACGGCGAGATTCGATTCTGAATGATGGGTTTGGCCACCCAGAACGGCGAGATTCTGCTTTGCACCATGGGTTTGGTCATGAGAACGTCGACGTTGTCTTCGGACGTTGGGTTCGGCCGCCCCAAATCCCTGGGGCTGGTGTCGGATGTGGATTTTGGCCACCCCAAAATGCCGAGGTTCGACGCTGGACGTTGGGTTGGCCACCATTAATGGGGAGGTTCTACACTGGACAGTGGCTTCGGCCATCAGGACGTTGGTGCTGTCCTCGGACGATGGCTTTGGCTGCCCCACATCTCTCATGACGATGGCTTTGGTTGCCCCACATCTCTCATGACGATGGCTTTggctgccccacatccctcGGGGCGTCATCAAACATTGAATTTGGGTGCCCTAGAACGCCGTGGGTCAACGTCAGACATTGGGTTTGGCCATCAGAACGTTGTTCTTGTTCTTTGGACGATGGCTTTGGCTGCCCCACATCTCTCATGACGATGGCTTTGGCTGCCCCACATCTCTCATGACGATGGCTTTGGCTGCCCCACATCTCTTGGGGTGTCATCACATGTTGAGTTTCACCGCCCAGCACGCCGTGGGTCTGCGTCGGACGATGGCTCTGGCCATCAGGACATTGACGTTGTCTTCCAACGATGGCTTTGGCCGCCCCACATCTCTCATGACGATGGCTTTggctgccccacatccctcagGACTATGGGTTTGGCTGCCCCACACGCCGTGGGTCAACGTTGGACCTTGGGTTTGGCCGCCCCACATCCATGGGGTCCATGGGTTTGGCCACCCCACACGCCGTGGGTCAACGTTGGATGTTGGGTTTGGCCGCCCCACATCCATGGGGTCCATGGGTTTGGCCACCCCACACGCTGTGGGTCAACATCAGACCTTGGGTTTggctgccccacatccctcagGACGATGGGTTTGGCCACCCCACACGCCGTGGGTCAACGTCGGACATCGGGTTTGGCTGCCCCACATCCATGGGGTCCATGGGTTTAATTGCCCAGCCTGCCATGGGTCAGCATTGGATGCTGTCATTGGACGATGGCTTTggctgccccacatccctcagGACTATGGGTTTGGCTGCCCCACACGCCGTGGGTCAACGTTGGACATCGGGTTTGGCTGCCCCACATATGTGGGGTCCGTGGGTTTGATTGCCCAGCACGCCGTGGGTCAGCGTTGGACGCTGGCATTGGACGATGGGTTTGGCTGCCCCACATCCATGGGGTCCATGGGTTTGGCCNNNNNNNNNNNNNNNNNNNNNNNNNNNNNNNNNNNNNNNNNNNNNNNNNNNNNNNNNNNNNNNNNNNNNNNNNNNNNNNNNNNNNNNNNNNNNNNNNNNNNNNNNNNNNNNNNNNNNNNNNNNNNNNNNNNNNNNNNNNNNNNNNNNNNNNNNNNNNNNNNNNNNNNNNNNNNNNNNNNNNNNNNNNNNNNNNNNNNNNNNNNNNNNNNNNNNNNNNNNNNNNNNNNNNNNNNNNNNNNNNNNNNNNNNNNNNNNNNNNNNNNNNNNNNNNNNNNNNNNNNNNNNNNNNNNNNNNNNNNNNNNNNNNNNNNNNNNNNNNNNNNNNNNNNNNNNNNNNNNNNNNNNNNNNNNNNNNNNNNNNNNNNNNNNNNNNNNNNNNNNNNNNNNNNNNNNNNNNNNNNNNNNNNNNNNNNNNNNNNNNNNNNNNNNNNNNNNNNNNNNNNNNNNNNNNNNNNNNNNNNNNNNNNNNNNNNNNNNNNNNNNNNNNNNNNNNNNNNNNNNNNNNNNNNNNNNNNNNNNNNNNNNNNNNNNNNNNNNNNNNNNNNNNNNNNNNNNNNNNNNNNNNNNNNNNNNNNNNNNNNNNNNNNNNNNNNNNNNNNNNNNNNNNNNNNNNNNNNNNNNNNNNNNNNNNNNNNNNNNNNNNNNNNNNNNNNNNNNNNNNNNNNNNNNNNNNNNNNNNNNNNNNNNNNNNNNNNNNNNNNNNNNNNNNNNNNNNNNNNNNNNNNNNNNNNNNNNNNNNNNNNNNNNNNNNNNNNNNNNNNNNNNNNNNNNNNNNNNNNNNNNNNNNNNNNNNNNNNNNNNNNNNNNNNNNNNNNNNNNNNNNNNNNNNNNNNNNNNNNNNNNNNNNNNNNNNNNNNNNNNNNNNNNNNNNNNNNNNNNNNNNNNNNNNNNNNNNNNNNNNNNNNNNNNNNNNNNNNNNNNNNNNNNNNNNNNNNNNNNNNNNNNNNNNNNNNNNNNNNNNNNNNNNNNNNNNNNNNNNNNNNNNNNNNNNNNNNNNNNNNNNNNNNNNNNNNNNNNNNNNNNNNNNNNNNNNNNNNNNNNNNNNNNNNNNNNNNNNNNNNNNNNNNNNNNNNNNNNNNNNNNNNNNNNNNNNNNNNNNNNNNNNNNNNNNNNNNNNNNNNNNNNNNNNNNNNNNNNNNNNNNNNNNNNNNNNNNNNNNNNNNNNNNNNNNNNNNNNNNNNNNNNNNNNNNNNNNNNNNNNNNNNNNNNNNNNNNNNNNNNNNNNNNNNNNNNNNNNNNNNNNNNNNNNNNNNNNNNNNNNNNNNNNNNNNNNNNNNNNNNNNNNNNNNNNNNNNNNNNNNNNNNNNNNNNNNNNNNNNNNNNNNNNNNNNNNNNNNNNNNNNNNNNNNNNNNNNNNNNNNNNNNNNNNNNNNNNNNNNNNNNNNNNNNNNNNNNNNNNNNNNNNNNNNNNNNNNNNNNNNNNNNNNNNNNNNNNNNNNNNNNNNNNNNNNNNNNNNNNNNNNNNNNNNNNNNNNNNNNNNNNNNNNNNNNNNNNNNNNNNNNNNNNNNNNNNNNNNNNNNNNNNNNNNNNNNNNNNNNNNNNNNNNNNNNNNNNNNNNNNNNNNNNNNNNNNNNNNNNNNNNNNNNNNNNNNNNNNNNNNNNNNNNNNNNNNNNNNNNNNNNNNNNNNNNNNNNNNNNNNNNNNNNNNNNNNNNNNNNNNNNNNNNNNNNNNNNNNNNNNNNNNNNNNNNNNNNNNNNNNNNNNNNNNNNNNNNNNNNNNNNNNNNNNNNNNNNNNNNNNNNNNNNNNNNNNNNNNNNNNNNNNNNNNNNNNNNNNNNNNNNNNNNNNNNNNNNNNNNNNNNNNNNNNNNNNNNNNNNNNNNNNNNNNNNNNNNNNNNNNNNNNNNNNNNNNNNNNNNNNNNNNNNNNNNNNNNNNNNNNNNNNNNNNNNNNNNNNNNNNNNNNNNNNNNNNNNNNNNNNNNNNNNNNNNNNNNNNNNNNNNNNNNNNNNNNNNNNNNNNNNNNNNNNNNNNNNNNNNNNNNNNNNNNNNNNNNNNNNNNNNNNNNNNNNNNNNNNNNNNNNNNNNNNNNNNNNNNNNNNNNNNNNNNNNNNNNNNNNNNNNNNNNNNNNNNNNNNNNNNNNNNNNNNNNNNNNNNNNNNNNNNNNNNNNNNNNNNNNNNNNNNNNNNNNNNNNNNNNNNNNNNNNNNNNNNNNNNNNNNNNNNNNNNNNNNNNNNNNNNNNNNNNNNNNNNNNNNNNNNNNNNNNNNNNNNNNNNNNNNNNNNNNNNNNNNNNNNNNNNNNNNNNNNNNNNNNNNNNNNNNNNNNNNNNNNNNNNNNNNNNNNNNNNNNNNNNNNNNNNNNNNNNNNNNNNNNNNNNNNNNNNNNNNNNNNNNNNNNNNNNNNNNNNNNNNNNNNNNNNNNNNNNNNNNNNNNNNNNNNNNNNNNNNNNNNNNNNNNNNNNNNNNNNNNNNNNNNNNNNNNNNNNNNNNNNNNNNNNNNNNNNNNNNNNNNNNNNNNNNNNNNNNNNNNNNNNNNNNNNNNNNNNNNNNNNNNNNNNNNNNNNNNNNNNNNNNNNNNNNNNNNNNNNNNNNNNNNNNNNNNNNNNNNNNNNNNNNNNNNNNNNNNNNNNNNNNNNNNNNNNNNNNNNNNNNNNNNNNNNNNNNNNNNNNNNNNNNNNNNNNNNNNNNNNNNNNNNNNNNNNNNNNNNNNNNNNNNNNNNNNNNNNNNNNNNNNNNNNNNNNNNNNNNNNNNNNNNNNNNNNNNNNNNNNNNNNNNNNNNNNNNNNNNNNNNNNNNNNNNNNNNNNNNNNNNNNNNNNNNNNNNNNNNNNNNNNNNNNNNNNNNNNNNNNNNNNNNNNNNNNNNNNNNNNNNNNNNNNNNNNNNNNNNNNNNNNNNNNNNNNNNNNNNNNNNNNNNNNNNNNNNNNNNNNNNNNNNNNNNNNNNNNNNNNNNNNNNNNNNNNNNNNNNNNNNNNNNNNNNNNNNNNNNNNNNNNNNNNNNNNNNNNNNNNNNNNNNNNNNNNNNNNNNNNNNNNNNNNNNNNNNNNNNNNNNNNNNNNNNNNNNNNNNNNNNNNNNNNNNNNNNNNNNNNNNNNNNNNNNNNNNNNNNNNNNNNNNNNNNNNNNNNNNNNNNNNNNNNNNNNNNNNNNNNNNNNNNNNNNNNNNNNNNNNNNNNNNNNNNNNNNNNNNNNNNNNNNNNNNNNNNNNNNNNNNNNNNNNNNNNNNNNNNNNNNNNNNNNNNNNNNNNNNNNNNNNNNNNNNNNNNNNNNNNNNNNNNNNNNNNNNNNNNNNNNNNNNNNNGTCGGATGTTGAGTTTGGCCACCCCAAAATGCCAAGGTTCGGCGTTGGGCGTTGGGTTTGGCCACCCTTGATGGTGAGATTCGATTTTGGATGATGGGTTTGGCCACCCAGAACGGCGAGGTTCAACATGGGACGATGGCTTCGGTCGTCAGAATGTCGGCGATGTCTTTGGATGTTGGGTTTGGCCACCTCAAATCCATTGGACATTGAGTTTCGCCGCCCAGAATGCTGAGGTTGGGCGTTGGGTGTTGGGTTCATCCGCCCCAAATCCCTGGGGCTGTTGTTGGATGTTGAGTTTGGCCACCCCAAAATGCCAGGGTTCAGCGTTGGGCGTTGGGTTTGGGCACCCAGAACGGCAAGGTTCAACATGGGACGATGGCTTCGGTCATGAGAATGTCGGCGATGTCTTTGGAGGTTGGGTTTGGCCACCACAAATCCATTGGACGTTGACTTTCACCACCCAGAATACCAAGGTTGGGCATTGGGTGTTGGGTTTGGCCACCCTGAATGGAGAGGTTCAACTTCAGACATTGGTTTGGTCCTGAGAATGTTGGCGTTGTCTTCGGACGTTGGGTTCGGCCACCCCAAATCCATTGGACGTTGAGTTTCGCCACCCAGAATGCCGAGCTTCGGCATTGGGCGTTGGGTTTGGCCACCCAGAACGGCAAGATTCTGCTTTGCACCATGGCTTCGGACATGAGAACGTCGGCATTGTCTTCGGACGTTGGGTTCGGCCGCCCCAAATCCCTGGGGCTGGTGTCGGATGTTGAGTTCGGCCACCCCAGATTGCCAAGGTTCGGCGTTGGGCGATGGGTTTGGCCACCCAGAACGGCGAGGTTCTACTTTGGACATTGGTTTGGTCATGAGGACGTTGGCGTTGTTGTCGGACG
The sequence above is a segment of the Numida meleagris isolate 19003 breed g44 Domestic line unplaced genomic scaffold, NumMel1.0 unplaced_Scaffold754, whole genome shotgun sequence genome. Coding sequences within it:
- the LOC110392015 gene encoding zinc finger and BTB domain-containing protein 12-like encodes the protein AVVEEAPRLPPLGVVKARYSLAEDAEGEGVLIFPGPGGGGGEDGGATPGPSSWSVAVPPPTSASASASCAPARCGKCGEGFQGVEKLVFHMRAQHFVFMCPRCGKQFNHSSNLNRHMNVHRGVKSHGCGVCGKSFTQKSTLHDHMNLHSGERPYRCSYCDVRFAHKPAIRRHLKEQHGKTTAENVQEASGAEINVPVR